One Streptosporangium becharense genomic window, GCTCGCGGTGATCCGGTTCGGGCTCGGCATGGAGGCCGCGCACTGGGCGGGGGTCGCCGGGTTCCTGCTGCTGGCCGCGGCGGCGTTCACCGCGCTCGTGCAGGCGGTCAACGCGCTGCTCGGCCCGCCGGGCAGGATCGTGGTGCTGGCGTTGCTGATGCTCCAGCTCACCTCGGCCGCCGGGACGTACCCGATCGAGACCTCGCCGGGCTTCTTCCGGACGATCTCCCCGTGGCTCCCGATGAGCTGGGTGGTCAGCGCACTGCGGCGGCTGATCAGCGGCGGCGACCTCACCGTGGTCTGGCAGGCGTGCGGCGTGCTGACCGCGTTCACCGCGCTGGGCCTGGCGCTGAGCGTCCACGCCGTGCACCGGGGCCGCACCTGGTCGATGCGCCGCCTCCATCCGGAACTGGCGTTGTGACTACGGTTACCCCCATGGCACAGCAGCGGACCGGCCCCGCGAACGCGAACGCGCGGGGCGACAGGGGGGACGGGCGGCGGGCCGGGACACGGCTCCGGGTGTTCACCGCGGCGGTGGAGGTGATCGCGGAGCAGGGCTACACCTCGGCCACGGTCGAGGCGATCGCCGAGCGCGCCGGAGTCGCCAAGGGCACCGTGTTCTACAACTTCGGCAGCAAGGAGGCGCTCTTCTCGGCGTTGCTCGAACACGGGATCGGCCGGATGGCCGACGCGCTGGGTGAGGCCGCCGCAGGCGCCCCGGCCCCGCTGGACGCGCTGGACGCGGTCGTCCTGGCGCAGCTGCGGTTCTTCGAGGAGTACGGCGCCTTCGCCCGGGTGCTCCTCACCGAAATGTGGCGTACGGCCTGGCAGGACGCGGTGGCCGGGCTGCGCGAACGCGCGCTCGGCGTCTACGCGGACGTGCTGCGGCGGGCGGTCGCCGACGGGCTGGTCCGCGAGGACCTGGACGTGGAAACCGCGGCGACCGCCGTCTTCGGCATGGTGCTGACCGTCTCGATCGAACGCCGGGCCCTCCACCCCGACCGGCCGGTCGAGCAGGTCCACGCCACCCTCACCGACCTCCTGCACGGCAGGGTCGCCCGGTAGCGGTGGCGGGCAGGCGCCGCTAGCCGGCGACGGGCAGGACCGGCAGGTCGTAGACGCGGCGGACGCTGCTACGGACGGCGCGGAGGTCGGCACCGTAGACGTGGAGCGAGATGGCCGTCTCCTCGCCCGTGTTGTGCACCCGGTGGATGTCACCGGGCGGGGCGAAGCCGCTGACCTCGCCGACGCGGTTGGCGGCGCGGCCGATCTCGGTGAGATGGTCGCCGTGGTCGCGGTAGAGCGTCTCGTACTCCACGCCCTGGAGCACGCCGAACACGCACCAGGTGATGTGGTCGTGGATCACCGTCTTCTGACCCGGCCGCCAGACCACGGCCATGATCGAGAAGGCCGGTTCGGCATGGAGGGTGTGGCCGACATAGTGGCCGGGGTCTCCGAGACGTTCCTCCTCGGTGAGGATCTCCGGGGACGGCAGCCGCCGGCGCAGCAGGCCGGCGACGGCGAAGGCCGTCTCCCTGGGGCGGGCGGACGGGCTGAGGAGCTTTCTGACTTCCGTGACCAGCTCCGCCAGCCCCGGGCGGGTGAGCGTCATCGTTGTCATGGTTCCAGGGTGCGCCGGACCACCCATAGGGTCTAATGCCGACTTTCCACCTCATCCATAGTTATGGTTGATGAGTGCTTGATATCGTGCGGCTCCGCGTCCTGGCCGCGGTGGCCAGGCACGGCTCGGTGACCGCGGCGGCCAGGGAACTGCACTACTCGCAGCCCTCGGTGAGCCACCACCTCGCCAGGCTCGAAGCCGAGACCGGGGCCAAGCTGGTCCAGCGGGTCGGCCGGGGCATCCGGCTGACCGAGGCGGGCCGGTTGCTGGCCGAGCGGGCCACCGAGATCATCGGCCGCGTCGACTCGGCCGCCGCCGAACTGTCGGCGCACGTGGGCCTGCACGCCGGCCGGGTCAGGCTGGCCGCCTTCCCCTCGGCGCTGGGGACGTTCGTGCCCCGGGCCGCCGCCGCCCTCACCGAACGACACCCCGGCCTGGAGCTGCGGCTGACCGAGACCGAACCCCCCGACGCGCTGCGCATGCTCCGGGCGGGTCACGTGGACGTGGCGGTGATCTTCCGCTATGACGACACCGCCCCGGAGGACGACGGCATCCGCCTGACCCACCTGCTGGACGACCCCAGCTACCTGATCGCCGCGGACCCGGCCGCCGGCTCGATCACGCATCGGACCGGTGACCCGGCCGCGCATCGGGGCGGTCATCTGACCGCGCATCGAGCCGGTGGCCTGGCCGCGCATCGGCGTTCCCGGTGGATCGGGGGTTGCGAGCGGTGCCGCAGCCACCTGCTGGAGCTGTGCGCCAGGGAGGGCTTCGAACCGGAGATCTCCTTCACGACGGACGACATCGTCGCCGTCCAGGCCCTCGTCGCCGCCGGGATCGGGGTGACGGTCCTGCCCGGTCTCGCCCTGTGGGCCCACCGGCACCCCGCAGTCAGCGCGACCGAGATCCCCGGCTCGATCCGCCACGTCCACGCCGCCGCCTACGGCGAACCTCCCGACCCGCCCGCCACCACCGCCCTGCTGGCCGCCCTGGTCACGGCCGCGGGACCGTGAAGCTACCGTACCTGGACATCAGGCCGAGGCATCAGGCCGGGGCATCAAGCGGGGCACCGTGCCGGGGCATCGAGCCGGGGCATCGGGCGAAAACCTGCGGCGATCAGGGAGAGCGCCGGATTACCATCCGAATATGCCGGATCTGGCGACTGTCGCCCTCTTCGTCGTCGCGACCCTCGCGCTGCTGCTCGTGCCGGGGCCCGCGGTGCTCTACATCGTGACCCGCAGTGTCACCCAGGGACGGTCCGCCGGGCTGGTGTCGGTGCTGGGCATCCACCTCGGCTCGCTGGTCCACGTGGCCGCGGCGGCGCTGGGGGTCAGCGCTCTGCTGGCGGCCTCCGCGACGGCGTTCACGATCGTCAAGTATCTGGGTGCGGCCTACCTGGTCTACCTGGGCATACGCAAGCTGATGGCCCGGCCGGGCGGGGACGGGGTCGTCGAGCCGCCCGTGGCGAGCACGTCCCGGCTGTTCTGGGAGGGCTTCGTGGTCAACGTGCTCAACCCGAAGACCGCGATCTTCTTCCTGGCCTTCCTCCCGCAGTTCGCCGACCCGGCGGCCGGGCCGATCGCCCCGCAGATCGTGCTGCTGGGTCTCATCTGGACGGTGCTCGGCATGGTCAGTGACGGCGCCTACGCCCTGCTCTCCTCGGCCATGGCGGGCCGGCTGCGCCGCTCGGCCCGTGCTCGCCGGCGCCTGGACCTCACCAGCGGCTTCGTCTACCTGGGCATGGGCGCCTTCGCCGCCCTCGGCGGGGAGGGCGGCGCGGCGAAAGCCTGACCGGGCCCGGACGGTCGGGGCCCGGTCAGGCCCGGCACCGGTCCCGCCCGGTCAGGCTCGGCACCGGTCCCGCCGGGTCAGCTCGCTCCCCACTGGGCCCCGATGCCGGCCCCGGCGGTCACCGTCGCGGGGACGGTCGATGGGTTGTCGACGGTGTAGGAGTAGTAGGTGCCCGGCTCGACGACCGTGCCGGCCGTCTCCGGGGTGCCGGAGTTCACGTAGATGTTGTTGCGCTGCACCGCCCGGCCGGGGCCGCTGTCGGCGTACCCGCTCGCCGAGTAGAGCGGGTGCGGGACGTCCTTGAAGTAGTTGCCCTCCACCACCACGCCGGCGTTCTCGGTCGAGGCCACGCCATAGAGCTCGTTGCCCAGGAAGTAGTTGTTGAAGACGTGCACCGGCTCGCCGAACCGGATGCGGGGGTGACGCTGCCTGCTGTTGTCGAAGAAGTTGTGGTGGATGGTCACCTTCAGGTGGCCGACGTCGGTGCCCGCGGCGCCGTCGGAGTGGCTGATCAGCATGCTCTTGTCGGAGTGGTCGAAGTGGTTCCACGACACGGTGACGTAGTCGGCGCCCCGGACCACGTCGATCGAGCCGTCGACCGCCCCGGAGAAGGTGTTATGGTCGATCCAGATGTGGTGTGACTCCCGGCCGACGTTGATCGCGTCGTCCTCCGCGTCGGTGAACCGAATGTTGCGGACGATCACGTTGTACGACCGGTAGAAGTCCAGCCCGCCGCCGGTGATGTGGCCCGACGTACCGACACCGATGATCGTCTTGTTCGGGCGCACCCCTTGCTTGCTGGTGATCGCGATGGTGCCCGCCACCCGGATGACGAGCGTCTCCTTGCTGTCGATGTACTCCAGGAACTGGGCGGCGTTGGTCGCGGTGACCGTCCGGCCGCCGGCTCCGCCGGTGGTGCCGTTCTGGCCCATCGCGTTGACGGAGGCGAATCCGACCGGCGTGTCGGCCAGGGCGGACGCCCGGGCCGCGGTGCCGGAGCCGAACAGGGTGGCGGCCAGGCTGATGGCGGTGGCGACGGCGAGGGCCGCGCGCCGGCGGACCGTGGGGCCCGCGACGAGCTTGATCATCGAATTCCTCCGGTGGGGGGACCCCCGGCCTCGGCCGCGGGGAGAACGCGTGACGGTGGCACGACGTGCCCGGACGCCCGCCGCGCGCGTGGTGGTCGCGGCGGGCGCGGAGATCGCGGGCGGGCGCCCGCGGTGTTAGCAGCCGATCTTTCCGACGCCGGCCCCGGCGGTCACCGTCGCGGGGACGGTCGCGGGGTCGTCGACGGTGTAGGAGTAGTAGGTGCCCGGCTCGACGACCGTGCCGGCCGTCTGGGGGGTGCCGGAGTTCACGTAGA contains:
- a CDS encoding TetR/AcrR family transcriptional regulator, whose protein sequence is MAQQRTGPANANARGDRGDGRRAGTRLRVFTAAVEVIAEQGYTSATVEAIAERAGVAKGTVFYNFGSKEALFSALLEHGIGRMADALGEAAAGAPAPLDALDAVVLAQLRFFEEYGAFARVLLTEMWRTAWQDAVAGLRERALGVYADVLRRAVADGLVREDLDVETAATAVFGMVLTVSIERRALHPDRPVEQVHATLTDLLHGRVAR
- a CDS encoding cysteine dioxygenase family protein, producing MTTMTLTRPGLAELVTEVRKLLSPSARPRETAFAVAGLLRRRLPSPEILTEEERLGDPGHYVGHTLHAEPAFSIMAVVWRPGQKTVIHDHITWCVFGVLQGVEYETLYRDHGDHLTEIGRAANRVGEVSGFAPPGDIHRVHNTGEETAISLHVYGADLRAVRSSVRRVYDLPVLPVAG
- a CDS encoding LysR family transcriptional regulator, with translation MLDIVRLRVLAAVARHGSVTAAARELHYSQPSVSHHLARLEAETGAKLVQRVGRGIRLTEAGRLLAERATEIIGRVDSAAAELSAHVGLHAGRVRLAAFPSALGTFVPRAAAALTERHPGLELRLTETEPPDALRMLRAGHVDVAVIFRYDDTAPEDDGIRLTHLLDDPSYLIAADPAAGSITHRTGDPAAHRGGHLTAHRAGGLAAHRRSRWIGGCERCRSHLLELCAREGFEPEISFTTDDIVAVQALVAAGIGVTVLPGLALWAHRHPAVSATEIPGSIRHVHAAAYGEPPDPPATTALLAALVTAAGP
- a CDS encoding LysE family translocator, whose amino-acid sequence is MPDLATVALFVVATLALLLVPGPAVLYIVTRSVTQGRSAGLVSVLGIHLGSLVHVAAAALGVSALLAASATAFTIVKYLGAAYLVYLGIRKLMARPGGDGVVEPPVASTSRLFWEGFVVNVLNPKTAIFFLAFLPQFADPAAGPIAPQIVLLGLIWTVLGMVSDGAYALLSSAMAGRLRRSARARRRLDLTSGFVYLGMGAFAALGGEGGAAKA
- a CDS encoding pectate lyase family protein — encoded protein: MIKLVAGPTVRRRAALAVATAISLAATLFGSGTAARASALADTPVGFASVNAMGQNGTTGGAGGRTVTATNAAQFLEYIDSKETLVIRVAGTIAITSKQGVRPNKTIIGVGTSGHITGGGLDFYRSYNVIVRNIRFTDAEDDAINVGRESHHIWIDHNTFSGAVDGSIDVVRGADYVTVSWNHFDHSDKSMLISHSDGAAGTDVGHLKVTIHHNFFDNSRQRHPRIRFGEPVHVFNNYFLGNELYGVASTENAGVVVEGNYFKDVPHPLYSASGYADSGPGRAVQRNNIYVNSGTPETAGTVVEPGTYYSYTVDNPSTVPATVTAGAGIGAQWGAS